The DNA region GTTAAGGTTGGCTAAAGTTGGGTGGTGAGGCGCGAATCGACTCGGGATGGTCGCTAAAAAGTGCATTTTCAGACCTGGTGTCCCGTTCCGGGATTATGGGGGTTGGCGTCAAAAGGTCAGTGACAGGGTGGAATATTATACAATATATGGTAAAGGAAACGTAAAActctccttttttttaaatttgacaTGCGTTTCCTAGTGTGTTATTCCAGTCAGAATTTGGTTACGGTTTTGAAGTATAAATAGCATAGAAGACAAAGACTTATTTTAAACTTGGAagcaaattattattttagatTTTAAGACTTCAGTCTTCAGACTTAGGCCTAGTATTCAACCTAATAAAAAGTCgtccaaaaccaaaaattgtatatgaaaAAAACGTCAAAAAACGACTTTTTGTTAGGTCCTTAAGTTTTAAGAACTTTGTATTATAGTcttgaatataattttttcaagTGTTTGTCGGCAAGTAAGATTATGGGACCTTTTCCAAGCTCTGTTTTCAAAAATTCTGGAAAGTATGTTTGTAGTGAGGTATAAAAGGTATAAACCAAAAATTTGTTAATGTGTTCCAAATACATAAAGCTACCGCATGGACCAGGATTTTTGAGACCGAGGAAcatctttaattttttaattgttaAATGAAAAAGGATAGATTTTTGATTGTCATTTTTTAACCGAAATTGAAAATCTGAGTTTTTAGAAAAGCTGGACAGATATGTATCTTTATTCCGTTTTATCTAATAGCAGATGTTACACCCGCCATCAAAAGATAGGGTTTTTTAACGTCACAGAACAGAAcagaaagaaaatatattatattgttTCAGTTTCTAACATCTTTGGTATTAATTTACCGGATCTTTGAAGGTCagtaaaattataaattgagAATGGATGAGGTCCGACTGAGAAAGTATAATATCTCAAACTCAGAGCAGTGACAAAGTTGAGATAAATCCGGTAGTAAAACCATTTATCTTAAGGATGTTTTCTTATAGCAAATGGGAGCTCTCACTGACCTGCACCATTTTGATGTCCTTGTGTGGGTGTCCCGTTAGTGGGTCCTAATCCAATGGGTTTTTCAAACGCCGGTTGCTCGGCGGCTGGGCAACGGTAAATCGGGCAGAGGGAATTGTTAGAGCGAGATGCCagcaaaacaaaacgaaagCGGCCACAACTACAACAACTGAACTCAAAGACGCGAGAGAGCGGCGCACGTGGTAGAttcacttttgttttttagttGCGCTTTAATTGCACCGCCTGCCGAATtcattgaatttaaattttaagaacactcgcacacacacacgcactcaCAACTGCATCGGGCGAAGAGTGTGGGAGGACGAGTGCAACGAAAAGAGCGGGAGAAGCGAAACGAAAGACACGCGGTTTCAATTTGTTTGCGAAATTAACTCTTGTCTTTTGGTTTTATTCACTGTTTTTATTGCATTGTGCGAGTCTCAGTTGGCTGCGCCATTCACGTTCAgcttggtttttgttttttgttttcgttttccGTGCGCCAGACGAACCGAACGCGATCCCAGCCAGTTTATTCCTATTTCCCGATTTCCCAATTTCCCCGACGTTGTGAAGAAAAATCAGCTGCGAGCAGTGTGCCCGCAGTGTTCTCGAGCAATTATACCgcaatttttactttttttttatatattccaAACGGTCACTCTGCAATGTTATGTTAACTAACAGAGATACCCTTAATACCATTTAACAGAAAAACTCTATTCAGTGTTGTCACTTCCGCTTTTTTCCCGTCAGATCTGAATTTCTTGATGTGTGATTGCGggtaaaatttgaaaatagcGGGCAGCGggaattgtatttttgtttttggcaattttaaaaaccttttttataatttacttcTACTTAACTTTGAGAGTTGTTTTTATTCAGTTTGAAATGTTACTATAAGTGTCGatataagtatataaaaatttgatttatttgattgttaaatttaaaaataagagttttttaactaaaaaattaatcaactttataaaaatcaGCATTGTTCTTaccttttgttttgttgatcCAGATTTTTTGATCAGAAAAAAAGGCACCAAATGAAAGGTCAAGGAAGAGAAAACATCTCACCCAGTTAAGTCATTTTTGCGAATTTCCCGATTTATTCGGAAAAAACgttattttcaaaaacgaaATTTAATACAAGAGTAATGCtcttttaaagattttgttcgcgcttaaatatatttttattctttttgtttttagatgAATAAAATGTACATTTTATGTAGTAACCTAAGTATGAACTATGGTAAAAAGCCCTTTATTGTTAAGGAACAAAATCTACATTATAAGTAAAGGCTTACAAAGTGCTTATATTTGCTCGTGatattaattttacaaaattgtTAGCCATTGCTTCTAGGACACCAGCTACTTGTACTTAAAGGATCCCAGTTTGAGAGCGTTCCAGCAGATGATTCAGTGCCATCGGCTGCCAGTTGCTGAAGCTTCCATCGCTGACCATGCAGACGTGTCGATCGATGAAGCAAAACAGCTTGCCCACGCGATAGATCTGtgaatagaaattaaaaatagaataaatataaatactgAAAAAGAAAGCATATCCAGTCAGTCACCTGTTTGCCCATCTCCCGTCTCCCCGGAAGCGGAGCGAAGATGATGCCCAAGTCGGCGCATTGCTGCGACACGAGCTCCTTAAACTCCAGCTGGGCGGGCGGGTGAATCAGGTGGTCCATCATCATCACAGGGGCCGGAGGAACTGGCGGCGGCGGAGCCGTGGGCGTGATCGTGGGCTGCAGCAGGGCATCGCTGGCCCTGTGCATCATCTCCAGAGCTCGCCGCAGATGCTCCTTGATGCTTGGCTCGCGGAGCAGTGCCTCGCTCAACATGCTCTTCCAGCCGGTGTACCAACGCGATATCTCCGCATAGTCGGGACTCTGATTCAGCCAGACCACAAGCACCTGCATCCAGCGAGGGAAGAAGTGCCTGTCCAGCAGTTGAGCCATGTACATGGGATCAATGAGCTCGTGCCACTCCCACACCTGGTGCCACAGCTCCAGGTCCTGATGCAGTGGGTTGATAACGAACTCGCCCAGAGTGGCCTGCAGTTTTGGCACAATGTGCCGCTGCAGAAACTCCTGCATCTCTTCCTCGGGAAAGGCCTGCTGCCAGGGCGTGAGCATGGCCCGGGCGGACCTATCTTGCGGAGACCAGGCACGCAGAGCGACGCCCAGTTTACTGCGGATTTGCGGGTAAACAGCCTCCTCCAGCTTACTGCCCAGTATTCCATGCCACGGTAGCACCCAACTGTCGATGGGCACGGTGTCGGTAAGGGGATCCCATTCCTGAACGCCGGCCACCAGTCGAGGCAATACCAACTGCTCCAGAACCGAGTCGAGAACCCAGCTGGGCAACAAGGGGGCCCAGGCGTCGAGCAGGGCAGCCATGGGCGGATGCTCCTTGGAGTGCCAGGCGGCGATGCTGGCCCGGAACGACGGCATCACACCGGCCCAGATGAGCGAGGAGTACGGATCGAAGACGTTGCGAGGCTGCTGCTCCGCCGGCTCTCCTCTCTGCAGCATTGCGCGCCATTTCTTAATCAGCTGCAATGGCTCCGTTGGCTTCTCCAGCGGCTGCCACTGGACTAGTTCCCTCTTCAGGAGTGGTGCAATTACGCCTGCTGCAAGATCCGCCAGGCCGAACTCCTGGAACTCAGCAGCGTAGTCTTCGAGTAGCTCCCGAAAGAGTAGTTCCGCCTGAGGCAAAGCCAAGTCGGGATTCTCGCTCAACCGCTCCACTCGGTCCAGAGATTCCTCCAGAGTGCGAATGTGATTCCGTTCCAGTTGGACGATCTCCTCGAGCTTTCGGTGTTCGCTCTCCAGCGATGCCTGCTGGCTGGAGCACTCACGCTCCTGGTTGTCGATGGCGATGATCTGCTGCTCGCACTGGCTGACCAAGAGCTGCAGGTTGTGGGTCAGCTCGGGCATGGCAAACACGCAGACGGGAGCGGCTCCCTTTTCAGTCGGCTCGGCATCGTAGAGCGTCTCCTCCGGCGTGATTTTGGTCTGGCCCAAGGCGTGATAGCCGCTCAGCACTCGCTTTTCGGGTCCCGTCATGTCGATCACCGGCACATTGCCCAGTTTCTTGCTCAGCTTCTCCGAAAGCAGGTGGCTCGATGTGTGACCCTTGGCGATCACCTCCTCGACGGACTTGTAGTAGTAACGCTTTCCCTGCCGCTCGACAGGATCGGCGGCTCCAGCAGTTCCTCCCTTGCGCCACTTGTTAAGCTGTTCCTTGAACTCCTTGGCTTCGCGCACATCCTCATCCACCTTGATGCTCTTGGTGGGCTTTCCACCAATGCTGGCTGCAGTTTCGGGTCCATACGCACCGATGGCGCCTCTGCCTTTGCGGACATGAGCCTGCACCGGCTGCGAGATGCCCTGCAGGTCCTTGCCCAGACCCTTGCCGGGCTCATAGCCCATCTGCAGCAGGAGCTTAGCTCCAATGCCACGTGTATGCTGTTCCCAGGCGCCTACATTTCGCTCACTGGAGATGTGCGAGCGGTGTTGAAAGGGGGCACTGATGGGTTTTCGGCTTAGAGAGGGTCTCTCCTCTTCCGCCGAGCTGTTGGAGCTGTCCGGGTCGCTTTGCCCGAAGGCCGGACGACCACTGGCGGTGGACTCGTCGCTGTGCTCATCCTGGTCCGCCCCTGATCCTCCATCGTCCTTTGCCTTCACTtcctttttcttctttttgccc from Drosophila subpulchrella strain 33 F10 #4 breed RU33 chromosome 2L, RU_Dsub_v1.1 Primary Assembly, whole genome shotgun sequence includes:
- the LOC119548302 gene encoding septin-interacting protein 1, whose product is MSDNEYERFEITDYDLDNEFNINRPRGRQSRHQQIYGIWADDSEEESGGEGGGTRRGRSARKPKDYTMPVSFVAGGIQQAGKKKKKEVKAKDDGGSGADQDEHSDESTASGRPAFGQSDPDSSNSSAEEERPSLSRKPISAPFQHRSHISSERNVGAWEQHTRGIGAKLLLQMGYEPGKGLGKDLQGISQPVQAHVRKGRGAIGAYGPETAASIGGKPTKSIKVDEDVREAKEFKEQLNKWRKGGTAGAADPVERQGKRYYYKSVEEVIAKGHTSSHLLSEKLSKKLGNVPVIDMTGPEKRVLSGYHALGQTKITPEETLYDAEPTEKGAAPVCVFAMPELTHNLQLLVSQCEQQIIAIDNQERECSSQQASLESEHRKLEEIVQLERNHIRTLEESLDRVERLSENPDLALPQAELLFRELLEDYAAEFQEFGLADLAAGVIAPLLKRELVQWQPLEKPTEPLQLIKKWRAMLQRGEPAEQQPRNVFDPYSSLIWAGVMPSFRASIAAWHSKEHPPMAALLDAWAPLLPSWVLDSVLEQLVLPRLVAGVQEWDPLTDTVPIDSWVLPWHGILGSKLEEAVYPQIRSKLGVALRAWSPQDRSARAMLTPWQQAFPEEEMQEFLQRHIVPKLQATLGEFVINPLHQDLELWHQVWEWHELIDPMYMAQLLDRHFFPRWMQVLVVWLNQSPDYAEISRWYTGWKSMLSEALLREPSIKEHLRRALEMMHRASDALLQPTITPTAPPPPVPPAPVMMMDHLIHPPAQLEFKELVSQQCADLGIIFAPLPGRREMGKQIYRVGKLFCFIDRHVCMVSDGSFSNWQPMALNHLLERSQTGIL